The genomic interval TTCATTgtgattttttgttttacaatatGTGGGAACCTCCTGATTATCACCCTGGTGTCCATCAGCAAGAACCTCCACACTCCAATGTACTTCTTCCTCACACAACTGTCCATCAGTGACATCTTGTTGACCTCAGATATTGTCCCCGAAATGCTCCACATTCTTCTGAATAATGGGGGGACCATCACTTTTACTGGTTGCATCGCTCAGTTCTATTTTTTCAGTTCTTCAGAACTGTTTGAGTGTTTTCTCCTCACAGTGATGTCTtatgacagatatgtggccatctgTAATCCCCTCCGTTACACCTCGATAATAACAAatgcatcatgtgtgaaactggtcGTCATCTGCTGGTTGTTGGGTTTTTCCTGTGCTTTCATTAACACTGTAATGATATTGACATTAACCTTTTGTGGACCAAATACAATTGACCATTTTTTCTGTGACCTTGTCCCCTTGCTGGAAATTGCTTGTTCTGATACCTTCATGGTCCATCTTGAAGTCTCCTTACTGGGAATACCTGCAGTCATCATGCCGACCATATTAATCATTGCATCTTATGTTAAAATTGCATCTGTCATCTTAAGGATTCCATCCAGTACTGGTAGacagaaagccttctccacctgcaGCTCCCACCTCACTGTGGTCTCCATATTTTACTGCTCTCTGTTCACTGTCTATGTTGTCCCAACAAGAGGACAGATGTCGACCATCAGTAAGATCCTATCACTTCTTTATACTGTGCTTACCCCATTGATTAACCCCATTATATACAGTCTGAGAAATGCAGACATTAAGAAAGCTGTGCAGGAAACATTTCATAAAAATATCTAATGTGGCAATTGGCCTTAAATCAATGTGTTTAGGTTCCTCTTAAAACAAAAACATCCCCAGTTGCTCTTAATACAGAGTACTCATCATGAACAGTTCTTTATGATTTCATACAAGAAAGGCACAACAAATATACTATATGTTCTGTATTGTCAACAAGTTTCATCATtatcatatataatacattattgCTGGGGTCTCCATCATGGATTGAAGCACTCATGATCTATGTTGattattaaagaggacctatcaataAGACATATAAGTTATACTGGAtttctgacctgaatagcgctg from Rhinoderma darwinii isolate aRhiDar2 chromosome 3, aRhiDar2.hap1, whole genome shotgun sequence carries:
- the LOC142750715 gene encoding olfactory receptor 11L1-like, with product MQEKNLTEVREIFFLGFQGSQCLRFFLFGLFIVIFCFTICGNLLIITLVSISKNLHTPMYFFLTQLSISDILLTSDIVPEMLHILLNNGGTITFTGCIAQFYFFSSSELFECFLLTVMSYDRYVAICNPLRYTSIITNASCVKLVVICWLLGFSCAFINTVMILTLTFCGPNTIDHFFCDLVPLLEIACSDTFMVHLEVSLLGIPAVIMPTILIIASYVKIASVILRIPSSTGRQKAFSTCSSHLTVVSIFYCSLFTVYVVPTRGQMSTISKILSLLYTVLTPLINPIIYSLRNADIKKAVQETFHKNI